Proteins from one Ipomoea triloba cultivar NCNSP0323 chromosome 1, ASM357664v1 genomic window:
- the LOC116009751 gene encoding uncharacterized protein LOC116009751: protein MAKWAMHLSQFDIEFKPKLAIKGQALVDFILECTAREVTEQVENEDGGWWTLPTNGSSNSKEYEALLNGLRLAAGLRAEKIRIRCDSKLVVGHVTGEYEANEGSMQRYRDVVFRTLREFEGYEIHQVSREQNADADMLSKLSTGIPIHIRKIARVEDLETSSIDISWVCPVQTREPCWIDHIIKYIKDGTLPLDEQNAKLAKLRAPSYVILDDKLYKRSYNDTQLKCVYHDEAKLMMREVYEGVSSAHQGAYTIARRIILQGFFWPKMLKECVEYARQCPKCQEFQTLPGRPATNYTLVSTAIPFSRWGIDLVGALPTGSGSRKYIIVAIDYFTKWVEAEPLASITAVRCKKFVEKNILCQFGIPIQLEVAGGAWVEELDSILWTYRTTPRRATGETPFALNYGFEARAPIEVMVPSRRVEDYEAGQNEVQQGVELNFIDEKREAAFCKMENYSRQLKC, encoded by the exons ATGGCGAAATGGGCCATGCACCTCAGCCAATTCGACATTGAATTCAAGCCGAAGCTCGCCATCAAAGGTCAAGCTCTTGTAGATTTTATATTGGAGTGCACAGCTCGCGAGGTGACGGAGCAGGTCGAAAATGAAGATGGTGGATGGTGGACCTTGCCAACGAATGGCTCGTCCAACAGCAAAG AGTATGAGGCCCTCCTGAACGGGCTACGATTAGCAGCAGGACTACGAGCAGAGAAGATCCGCATTCGGTGTGATTCTAAACTGGTAGTCGGCCATGTCACAGGAGAGTACGAGGCCAACGAAGGTAGTATGCAGAGATATAGAGACGTGGTGTTTAGAACCCTGCGAGAATTTGAGGGGTATGAAATTCACCAAGTATCCCGCGAGCAGAACGCtgacgctgacatgctctccaagctAAGCACAGGGATCCCCATCCACATTCGCAAGATCGCTCGAGTGGAAGATTTGGAGACCTCAAGCATCGACATCTCGTGGGTTTGCCCCGTACAAACTAGAGAACCATGTTGGATTGACCACATCATAAAATACATAAAGGATGGCACTCTACCTCTAGACGAGCAGAACGCTAAGTTAGCAAAATTACGGGCGCCTAGCTATGTTATTCTGGATGACAAATTGTATAAGCGGTCTTATAACGACACACAGCTGAAGTGCGTGTACCATGATGAAGCAAAGCTGATGATGAGAGAAGTCTATGAAGGGGTGAGCTCTGCGCACCAAGGAGCATACACCATAGCCCGTCGGATCATTTTACAAGGTTTCTTCTGGCCAAAAATGTTGAAGGAGTGTGTGGAATATGCCAGGCAGTGCCCCAAGTGTCAAGAGTTTCAAACACTACCAGGACGGCCTGCAACTAATTACACTCTTGTGAGTACAGCAATTCCCTTTTCAAGATGGGGAATCGATTTGGTAGGGGCCCTTCCTACGGGTTCTGGAAGCCGGAAGTACATCATTGTAGCAATTGACTACTTTACCAAATGGGTGGAAGCTGAACCTCTTGCCAGCATCACAGCGGTGAGATGCAAGAAATTCGTGGAAAAAAATATACTATGCCAGTTTGGCATCCCCATTCAA CTGGAGGTAGCTGGCGGAGCATGGGTTGAAGAACTGGACAGCATTCTTTGGACTTACCGCACAACGCCAAGGAGAGCCACTGGTGAAACTCCCTTCGCTCTCAATTACGGGTTCGAAGCTCGAGCCCCAATAGAGGTGATGGTGCCAAGTAGAAGAGTGGAAGATTACGAGGCAGGCCAAAATGAAGTCCAACAAGGAGTTGAGCTTAACTTCATAGATGAAAAAAGAGAAGCTGCATTCTGTAAGATGGAGAACTACAGCAGGCAATTGAAATGTTAA